A single window of Musa acuminata AAA Group cultivar baxijiao unplaced genomic scaffold, Cavendish_Baxijiao_AAA HiC_scaffold_696, whole genome shotgun sequence DNA harbors:
- the LOC135663293 gene encoding uncharacterized protein LOC135663293: MEKDKSLVWDCGSSLYDSFELKSFMQQLDSAITSRTMSMPHLSGTSHPPPAQARKKSSKLFRSVHRLLRSVLHVPSMLKVQVRSHEHKDRAPHQKSGRLAPIPEIRASVRKTMSARFTSTTAPPPPALS, translated from the coding sequence TCTCTCTACGACTCTTTCGAGCTCAAGTCCTTCATGCAGCAGCTGGACTCCGCGATCACCTCCCGGACCATGTCGATGCCGCACTTGTCCGGGACCTCTCATCCGCCTCCCGCGCAGGCCCGGAAGAAGTCCTCCAAGCTCTTCAGATCAGTTCACAGGCTTCTCCGGTCGGTGCTCCACGTTCCATCCATGCTCAAGGTTCAAGTTCGGTCGCACGAACACAAGGATCGAGCACCGCACCAGAAGTCCGGTCGACTCGCTCCGATTCCGGAGATCCGCGCGTCGGTGAGGAAGACCATGTCAGCACGCTTCACCAGCACGACCGCACCGCCGCCGCCGGCGTTATCATGA